In Blastopirellula sp. J2-11, a single genomic region encodes these proteins:
- a CDS encoding sodium:solute symporter, which produces MRLSTYVVVGLTPLVLAGATGVACAQEPTVASSIAAPSFGWVNWAVLIAYLAAMVGIGGYFSRSESSGEDFFLAGGRIPWWAAGLSIYGTQLSAITFMAVPALALAPDGNWTKIVGGWTTLLMAPLIVYFYLPLFRRLQVQTAYQYLERRFHLSVRLIASLIFIAFQVGRMGIVLLLPAVAIAAATGSNVLVAVILMGTLATIYTVLGGMEAVIWTDVVQVIVLIGGALLCLAVSIFEIGGPMQLYELASSADKLTIFTWSATPSEPSTWVLLVGFFFINLIAYTTDQTVVQRYLTTPDEKSAARSIWLNGLMTIPTGFLFLLLGTSLWGFYQLHPEIASPGKADQVVPWFVMQQLPAGVAGLVIAAIFAAAMSSLDSSMNSIASAIVNDFWLRLAGPAKPSAEIRVARLLTLLIGILGTSMALVMAVLNITSLFDYFNLMLGMLGGGLSGIFLLAVFTTRANWIGALVGLAAGAAATAMVQFDSTLHVYLSGAAGTLTCALVGYVVSWILPQPQGDLQGLTIHTMVSSKSNQAVDHDSANHSPSPSIDSSIG; this is translated from the coding sequence TTGAGATTATCCACCTACGTCGTTGTCGGTCTTACGCCGCTCGTTCTCGCCGGAGCGACCGGCGTCGCTTGCGCTCAAGAGCCTACAGTCGCATCGTCGATCGCCGCTCCTAGCTTCGGCTGGGTGAACTGGGCGGTGTTGATCGCTTACCTGGCCGCGATGGTCGGGATCGGCGGCTATTTTTCTCGCAGCGAATCGAGTGGTGAAGACTTTTTTCTGGCCGGCGGACGCATTCCCTGGTGGGCGGCGGGCCTTTCGATCTACGGCACGCAACTCTCCGCGATCACGTTCATGGCGGTTCCAGCGCTGGCGCTCGCTCCTGATGGCAACTGGACAAAGATCGTCGGCGGCTGGACTACGCTACTGATGGCGCCGCTGATCGTTTACTTCTATCTGCCGCTGTTTCGTCGGCTTCAAGTGCAGACCGCCTATCAATATCTTGAACGTCGGTTTCATCTATCGGTGCGACTGATCGCCAGCTTGATCTTTATTGCCTTCCAAGTAGGCCGAATGGGGATCGTTCTCTTGCTGCCTGCTGTTGCGATCGCAGCCGCGACCGGAAGTAATGTGCTGGTCGCGGTGATCCTGATGGGAACGCTGGCGACCATCTATACGGTACTCGGCGGAATGGAAGCGGTGATCTGGACCGATGTCGTTCAAGTCATCGTTTTGATCGGCGGTGCGCTCCTTTGCTTGGCCGTGTCGATCTTCGAGATCGGCGGTCCGATGCAGTTGTATGAGTTGGCCAGTTCAGCCGACAAACTGACGATCTTCACCTGGTCAGCGACTCCCAGCGAACCTTCAACCTGGGTCTTGCTGGTCGGCTTTTTCTTTATCAATCTGATCGCCTACACGACCGATCAAACGGTCGTGCAGCGATACTTGACTACGCCTGACGAGAAATCGGCCGCACGTAGCATATGGCTCAACGGACTGATGACAATTCCGACCGGCTTTTTGTTTCTGCTGCTCGGTACTTCGCTGTGGGGCTTCTATCAACTACATCCGGAAATCGCATCCCCCGGCAAAGCCGACCAGGTCGTTCCCTGGTTTGTCATGCAGCAACTTCCTGCCGGCGTCGCCGGTCTGGTGATCGCTGCAATCTTCGCCGCCGCGATGAGTTCGCTTGACTCCAGCATGAACTCGATCGCATCAGCGATCGTCAACGATTTCTGGCTTCGTTTGGCTGGGCCTGCCAAACCGAGCGCAGAGATTCGCGTCGCTCGTTTGTTGACGCTCTTGATCGGAATCCTCGGCACTTCGATGGCGCTGGTCATGGCCGTCCTGAATATCACGTCGTTGTTCGACTATTTTAATTTAATGCTCGGCATGCTCGGCGGCGGCCTCTCCGGCATCTTTTTGCTGGCGGTCTTCACCACGCGCGCCAACTGGATCGGCGCCCTGGTCGGACTAGCGGCCGGCGCTGCGGCGACGGCGATGGTTCAATTCGACTCGACGCTGCATGTCTATCTGTCAGGCGCGGCTGGCACGCTGACCTGCGCACTGGTCGGCTATGTCGTCAGTTGGATCCTTCCCCAACCCCAAGGCGACCTTCAAGGGCTGACGATTCATACGATGGTTTCTTCCAAATCCAATCAAGCGGTCGACCACGATTCGGCCAATCATTCCCCCTCTCCCTCTATTGATTCTTCAATTGGATGA
- a CDS encoding dihydrodipicolinate synthase family protein — MHTRLISAICTPIHSNGDLHAEGLTAHIEAQIAAGIDGLLVAGTMGLMQLQTDATYEKLIEESVSIASARTEMWVGVGDASYHRTLARIRIAERQPVDGLVILTPYLMKFTEQELLRYYLQLADAANKPLFLYDLPGLTGTALSMELIEQVVAHPNVHGLKCTRDWQWTTELWERFGERTRVVPAQPERVADLIRLGVPDNLDGLFAIFPNQSRALADAADQGQWEEAAQLQADLCRFLEIGRASKLFGAVSSILNALGVPGLMAPAPYDQLSSEEQDQLLNDATIRRLIDNELKLAVAQPS; from the coding sequence ATGCATACGCGTCTCATTTCGGCCATCTGCACACCCATCCATTCCAACGGGGATCTGCATGCCGAAGGGCTAACTGCGCATATCGAAGCGCAAATCGCCGCCGGCATCGACGGACTGTTGGTCGCCGGCACAATGGGCTTAATGCAATTGCAGACCGACGCGACCTACGAAAAACTGATCGAGGAAAGCGTTAGCATCGCCAGCGCTCGAACCGAAATGTGGGTCGGCGTGGGAGACGCCAGCTATCACCGCACGTTGGCGCGAATCCGAATCGCCGAGCGTCAGCCGGTCGACGGGCTCGTAATCTTGACTCCCTATCTGATGAAGTTCACCGAACAAGAGTTGCTCCGTTATTACCTTCAGCTGGCGGACGCGGCCAACAAGCCGCTGTTTCTGTACGATTTGCCGGGACTAACCGGCACGGCCCTCTCGATGGAGCTGATTGAGCAAGTCGTCGCTCATCCTAATGTTCATGGCCTGAAGTGCACGCGGGACTGGCAATGGACAACCGAATTGTGGGAGCGTTTCGGAGAGCGAACGCGTGTTGTCCCTGCACAACCGGAACGGGTCGCCGACCTGATTCGTTTGGGAGTTCCCGACAATTTGGATGGATTGTTTGCGATCTTTCCGAATCAAAGCCGCGCCCTGGCCGACGCCGCCGATCAAGGCCAATGGGAAGAAGCGGCGCAGTTGCAAGCCGACCTTTGCCGTTTTTTGGAGATCGGTCGCGCGAGCAAGCTGTTTGGTGCGGTGAGCAGCATCTTAAACGCGCTGGGCGTGCCGGGCTTGATGGCGCCGGCGCCGTACGATCAGCTTTCGAGCGAAGAACAAGACCAGTTGCTGAACGACGCGACAATTCGTCGCTTGATTGATAACGAACTAAAACTCGCCGTCGCGCAACCGAGCTAA
- a CDS encoding sialidase family protein gives MNTFKKQIYAVAAFSILFVGTERVTAADTQAPCVSIVSREVTATASPFYRAIYADATTNRLVSSSWQSDDNGATWSPIRSHHALTRGLTPGFRRNPTTATLDVKRNCVISIVNSLDTPELDPTINEPPIAQKTYYLRYRLSTDGEKSWLCDNPIVGVGDFDAQHPFPDLWIGKNAIYLGDNGCAPIVTRSGRVLVPAQMTALDKGGELYKPPKAHTYTEAAILIGDWTVDDRLAWRMAPRVAGDISQTVRGLIEPTIAEAPDGRILMVMRGSNMHDPKVAATKWFAISEDEGETWSQPQRWKYTDGTGFFSPSSMSVLMRHSSGRIFWVGNITPENPDGNLPRFPLAIGEVNPQSLQLIRESVVLVDQKSKADERQGRLDLSHVHLMEDRETGEFILTYPRAHNSYTQREYALLRLAVSPN, from the coding sequence ATGAATACCTTTAAAAAACAGATCTATGCCGTCGCCGCTTTCAGCATCCTCTTCGTGGGGACTGAACGCGTGACGGCCGCGGATACGCAAGCACCCTGCGTTTCGATCGTTAGCCGTGAAGTCACCGCGACGGCGTCTCCCTTTTATCGGGCGATCTATGCTGACGCGACGACAAACCGCTTGGTCAGTTCAAGTTGGCAATCGGATGACAACGGAGCAACCTGGTCGCCGATTCGCTCGCATCATGCTTTGACCCGCGGATTGACGCCTGGCTTTCGCCGCAATCCAACGACGGCGACGCTCGATGTGAAACGCAATTGCGTTATTTCGATCGTCAACTCACTCGATACGCCAGAGCTCGATCCAACGATCAACGAGCCTCCAATCGCCCAAAAGACCTACTACCTGCGTTACCGTCTCTCGACCGACGGCGAAAAAAGCTGGCTATGTGACAATCCGATCGTCGGCGTCGGCGACTTTGACGCGCAACATCCCTTCCCCGACCTCTGGATCGGCAAGAATGCGATCTATCTGGGTGACAACGGTTGTGCGCCGATCGTTACCCGTTCGGGTCGCGTATTGGTTCCGGCTCAGATGACCGCTCTAGACAAGGGCGGCGAACTTTACAAACCTCCCAAGGCGCATACCTATACCGAAGCGGCCATCCTGATCGGCGACTGGACCGTCGACGATCGGCTTGCCTGGCGGATGGCGCCGCGTGTGGCGGGAGATATCTCCCAGACCGTTCGCGGCCTGATCGAACCGACCATCGCCGAAGCGCCCGACGGGCGAATCTTGATGGTGATGCGCGGCAGTAACATGCACGATCCCAAAGTCGCGGCGACCAAATGGTTCGCGATTTCTGAGGACGAAGGAGAAACGTGGAGCCAGCCGCAGCGCTGGAAATATACGGACGGTACAGGCTTCTTTTCACCCAGCAGCATGTCGGTGCTAATGCGTCATAGCAGCGGCCGCATTTTCTGGGTCGGTAACATCACGCCGGAGAACCCCGATGGCAACCTCCCCCGCTTTCCGCTGGCGATCGGCGAGGTCAATCCGCAATCCTTGCAATTGATTCGCGAAAGCGTGGTCCTCGTCGATCAAAAGTCCAAAGCAGATGAACGCCAAGGGCGACTCGATCTATCGCATGTTCACCTGATGGAAGACCGCGAAACCGGCGAGTTTATCCTTACTTATCCCCGGGCACACAACAGTTACACCCAACGCGAGTATGCGTTACTCCGCTTGGCCGTTTCGCCCAATTAG
- a CDS encoding DUF1559 domain-containing protein, whose product MLDVRSPYQRRSDGFTLVELLVVIAIIGVLIALLLPAVQQAREAARRMSCSNNLKQLGLALHNYHDTHLVFPYGRSAAPEGSTVSSNPQTYRTQTGLTAILPFIERTALYNTIDFNAGAGDTVNWGKYQPRVEAYLCPSNPQDEGCSYTGSIAGDDDAWATHYVPVAHSGRDGTVARDQVSAIGYGKDGLFFLNSKNGFRDIIDGTSNTLAIAESVGNKPGSHRVWAWGLYSGGMGTSGGINANFPNLSGWAFSGSDAFNGPSSYHPGGCLATFADGSVRYIPETIQLSTLLDLTTIKGNEVVAEY is encoded by the coding sequence ATGCTGGATGTCAGATCCCCTTATCAACGTCGTTCGGACGGCTTTACGCTGGTCGAGTTGTTGGTCGTCATCGCTATCATCGGCGTCTTAATCGCATTATTATTGCCTGCAGTGCAGCAAGCTCGCGAAGCGGCGCGGCGCATGTCCTGTTCGAACAATCTGAAGCAGCTTGGCCTGGCGCTGCACAACTATCACGACACGCATCTCGTGTTTCCTTACGGACGCAGCGCCGCTCCTGAAGGATCGACCGTAAGCTCCAATCCGCAAACCTATCGCACTCAGACTGGTCTGACCGCAATCTTGCCGTTTATCGAACGAACGGCGCTCTACAACACGATCGACTTTAATGCCGGCGCCGGCGATACGGTCAATTGGGGAAAATATCAGCCTCGCGTGGAAGCCTATCTTTGTCCCAGCAATCCACAAGACGAAGGCTGCAGCTACACCGGTAGTATCGCAGGTGACGACGACGCTTGGGCGACGCACTATGTTCCAGTAGCGCATAGCGGACGCGACGGAACGGTAGCTCGGGATCAAGTAAGCGCTATCGGCTACGGCAAAGACGGCCTCTTCTTCTTGAATTCGAAAAATGGTTTTCGCGATATCATTGACGGGACCTCCAACACATTGGCGATCGCCGAGAGCGTCGGCAACAAGCCAGGCAGCCATCGCGTGTGGGCCTGGGGCCTTTATAGCGGTGGAATGGGAACGTCTGGCGGCATCAATGCGAACTTCCCCAATCTCAGCGGCTGGGCGTTCTCTGGTTCGGATGCGTTCAATGGCCCGTCGAGCTATCATCCCGGCGGCTGCTTGGCGACGTTTGCCGATGGCTCGGTTCGCTATATCCCCGAAACCATTCAACTCTCCACGCTGCTCGATTTGACGACGATCAAAGGAAACGAAGTGGTCGCGGAGTACTAA
- a CDS encoding GntR family transcriptional regulator: protein MATATNGNNGRVSARQKCYDVLRRMLICGQISPGSRLPEVEWSERLEVHRGGLREALVLLEHDGLLTQGEKGGFFAPILGDFELEEIMQARCVLESGAIKLVTARQLKKGAFQPLTDLCETMQRLHEVDIELGFCEADFMFHQALVALSGNSRLIQMYSHSAQLIFNLSPVDTIDVVRSKRQQTLGEHRELCSLIMDGKTDPAIQLLEHHMANPASSGPK from the coding sequence ATGGCTACAGCAACCAACGGCAACAACGGTCGCGTCTCAGCACGGCAGAAATGCTACGACGTTTTGCGGCGGATGTTGATCTGTGGGCAAATTTCCCCCGGCTCACGGTTGCCCGAAGTGGAATGGTCAGAGCGACTGGAAGTACACCGCGGCGGTTTGCGTGAAGCGTTGGTTCTGCTCGAACATGACGGCCTGTTAACACAGGGAGAAAAAGGAGGCTTTTTCGCTCCGATTCTCGGCGATTTCGAGCTGGAAGAGATCATGCAAGCACGCTGCGTTCTCGAGTCGGGGGCGATCAAACTGGTCACCGCGCGACAGCTCAAAAAAGGAGCGTTTCAGCCGCTGACCGACCTGTGCGAAACGATGCAGCGATTGCACGAAGTCGACATCGAACTTGGCTTTTGCGAGGCCGACTTCATGTTCCACCAGGCGCTGGTCGCGCTCTCAGGAAATTCGCGACTGATTCAGATGTATTCGCATTCAGCGCAGTTGATCTTCAACCTTTCGCCGGTCGACACGATCGATGTGGTCCGCAGTAAGCGTCAGCAGACGCTGGGAGAGCATCGCGAACTTTGCAGTCTCATCATGGACGGCAAAACCGACCCAGCGATTCAATTGCTGGAACACCACATGGCAAATCCGGCGTCGAGCGGTCCCAAATAG
- a CDS encoding sialidase family protein translates to MTSRILPIFLLAFALLCSVSQAETPETVLTLPSGPNNPRNTEGGFVTLKDGNILYIYSRFSGVSGGDDAQGYLAACTSADGGQTWTKNDAAIFPREGKENDMSASLLRLADGRIALFYLVKNSIKDCKMRMRTSSDEAETWSEPIDCMPGEENYFVVNNDRVIQTKSGRLIAPAAMHVRDGKWQGAADIVCFLSDDSGKTWRRGKQTVIGARDDGSRFVTQEPGVIELKDGRILMWIRSNLGRQAICYSSDGGETFSAPQPWNFDSPVSPASIKRIPSTGDLLLVWNDNVKRRTPLNVAISADEGATWTHAKPIETDPNGWFCYTAIHCVDDRVLLSYWLTEQLKHPLLIGTKVVSVPVKWLYEDKAPTQK, encoded by the coding sequence ATGACCTCGCGTATCCTGCCGATTTTTCTCCTCGCTTTCGCCCTCCTCTGCTCTGTTTCGCAGGCCGAAACTCCCGAAACCGTTCTCACGCTTCCCTCTGGCCCTAACAACCCGCGGAACACTGAAGGCGGATTTGTCACCCTGAAAGATGGAAATATCCTTTACATCTACTCACGATTTTCCGGCGTCAGCGGTGGAGACGACGCCCAGGGATATCTGGCGGCCTGCACTTCGGCCGATGGCGGTCAAACCTGGACAAAAAATGACGCGGCGATCTTCCCTCGCGAAGGGAAAGAAAACGACATGTCAGCGTCGCTGCTTCGCTTGGCCGATGGCCGTATCGCGTTGTTCTACCTAGTGAAAAACTCCATCAAAGATTGCAAGATGCGGATGCGGACCAGCAGTGATGAAGCGGAAACCTGGAGCGAACCGATCGACTGCATGCCGGGCGAAGAGAATTACTTCGTCGTCAACAATGATCGCGTGATTCAAACCAAGTCAGGCCGCCTGATCGCTCCGGCTGCGATGCATGTGCGTGACGGAAAATGGCAAGGCGCCGCCGATATCGTCTGTTTTCTCTCGGACGATAGCGGCAAAACTTGGCGCCGCGGCAAACAAACGGTCATCGGCGCCCGCGACGACGGCAGTCGATTTGTGACGCAAGAACCCGGCGTCATCGAGCTCAAAGATGGTCGCATCTTGATGTGGATTCGCTCTAACCTGGGGCGACAAGCGATTTGTTATTCCAGCGATGGTGGCGAAACGTTCTCGGCTCCCCAGCCCTGGAACTTCGACAGTCCCGTTTCGCCCGCTTCGATCAAACGCATCCCCTCGACCGGCGACTTGCTGTTGGTCTGGAACGACAACGTCAAACGCCGTACGCCGCTCAATGTCGCGATCTCTGCGGATGAAGGGGCTACCTGGACTCACGCCAAACCAATCGAGACCGATCCCAACGGCTGGTTCTGCTACACGGCGATTCACTGCGTCGACGACCGCGTACTCCTTTCGTACTGGCTGACCGAACAATTGAAGCATCCGCTCTTGATCGGCACCAAGGTTGTCAGCGTTCCGGTCAAGTGGCTTTACGAAGACAAAGCCCCTACCCAAAAGTGA
- a CDS encoding dipeptidase produces MRPIFDAHLDLAWNALHWNRDLTQSLDDMRGHEAHMTDHVARGRGTVTLPEMKKAGIQVCLGTVLVRSKPEVNPTAGFSRIDLDFQNQAITHAVGMGQLAYYQMLDELGAIKLLRTASDLQQHLHAGKEDPAEPLGVILAMEGADPIHSPQQAEFWWNHGLRCVSLSHYAQGPYAPGTGIQGPVTPAGRELLQEFARLGMIVDLTHCAEPAFFEVLELFPGPVLASHNMCRELVPGDRQFSDDQIRALIERDAVIGMAFDAWMLTPGWIRGESSPSCVSLAAAADHVDHICQLAGNVRHVGIGSDLDGGFGTEQTPHDLNSIADLQSLSTILSNRGYSNTDLDAIFQGNFVRLFLENLPQK; encoded by the coding sequence GTGAGACCGATCTTCGACGCTCATCTTGATCTTGCCTGGAACGCGCTCCACTGGAATCGTGACCTAACGCAGTCATTGGATGACATGCGCGGCCACGAAGCGCACATGACTGACCACGTAGCGCGCGGACGCGGAACCGTAACGCTTCCCGAAATGAAAAAGGCCGGCATCCAGGTCTGTCTGGGTACGGTGCTGGTACGCTCAAAACCGGAGGTCAATCCGACCGCCGGCTTTTCGCGAATTGATTTGGACTTTCAAAATCAGGCGATCACCCACGCGGTCGGCATGGGCCAACTGGCCTATTACCAAATGCTGGACGAACTGGGAGCGATCAAGTTGCTTCGCACAGCCAGCGACTTGCAACAACATCTCCATGCCGGAAAAGAAGATCCGGCGGAGCCGCTCGGAGTTATCCTGGCGATGGAAGGCGCTGATCCGATTCATTCGCCGCAGCAGGCCGAATTCTGGTGGAACCATGGACTGCGCTGCGTTTCACTCTCCCACTACGCGCAAGGTCCCTATGCGCCAGGTACCGGCATCCAAGGTCCGGTAACGCCAGCCGGTCGAGAACTGCTCCAAGAGTTCGCGCGTCTCGGCATGATTGTTGACCTCACGCACTGCGCTGAGCCTGCGTTTTTTGAAGTGCTTGAACTGTTCCCTGGCCCAGTCTTGGCAAGTCACAATATGTGCCGCGAACTGGTCCCCGGCGATCGTCAGTTTTCGGATGATCAAATTCGCGCGTTGATCGAACGCGACGCGGTGATCGGGATGGCGTTTGACGCCTGGATGCTGACGCCTGGTTGGATCCGCGGTGAAAGCTCGCCCAGTTGCGTTTCGCTGGCGGCGGCGGCCGATCATGTCGATCACATCTGCCAACTTGCTGGCAATGTTCGGCATGTCGGCATCGGCAGTGACCTCGACGGCGGGTTTGGAACCGAGCAAACGCCGCACGACTTGAACTCGATCGCCGACCTACAATCTCTGTCGACAATTTTGTCCAACCGCGGATACAGCAACACCGATCTCGATGCGATCTTCCAGGGCAACTTTGTGCGGCTGTTTCTGGAGAATTTGCCCCAAAAATAG
- a CDS encoding 3-hydroxyacyl-CoA dehydrogenase family protein yields the protein MNIRTVGVVGLGLMGRGICASLLANNFQVVAFDIDPASFAAAKAHVAAALEELARHPSDAEAIPEGWPSHFQPTAELSRLGSCDFVIESIPEDPVIKQETIAALERLLPKSTPIASNTSALPISLLQAHCQFPQRVVGMHWAEPSHLTRFLEIIRGEHTDDATSESAASLGRQLGKDPTIVQRDVPGFIVNRLAYAMYREAFWLLENEVADVDTIDRAFVNAISVWANVAGPFRWMDLSGLPAYAQAMRRLFPELSQATETPACFQAMIDEGARGAANGRGFYSYTAEEADAWRAKLVENVHVTRQLSALPHTIVKDLA from the coding sequence ATGAACATTCGCACGGTCGGCGTCGTCGGCCTTGGCCTCATGGGGCGCGGCATCTGCGCCTCGCTTTTGGCCAACAACTTTCAGGTGGTCGCGTTTGACATCGATCCCGCTAGTTTCGCCGCCGCTAAAGCCCATGTTGCAGCGGCGCTGGAAGAACTTGCACGTCATCCTTCTGACGCCGAAGCGATTCCGGAAGGCTGGCCGTCTCATTTTCAACCGACCGCGGAGCTGTCTCGCCTGGGCAGCTGCGATTTTGTAATCGAAAGCATTCCCGAAGATCCCGTCATCAAACAAGAAACCATAGCGGCGCTCGAACGCTTGCTTCCCAAAAGCACGCCGATCGCCAGCAATACGTCGGCGCTGCCGATATCTCTATTGCAGGCGCATTGTCAGTTTCCACAGCGTGTCGTCGGCATGCACTGGGCCGAGCCTTCCCATTTGACTCGCTTTCTGGAGATCATTCGGGGCGAACATACCGATGACGCGACTTCCGAGTCCGCAGCAAGCCTCGGCCGACAATTGGGGAAAGATCCGACCATCGTCCAGCGTGATGTTCCCGGCTTCATCGTCAATCGGCTCGCCTACGCAATGTATCGCGAAGCGTTCTGGTTGCTGGAAAATGAAGTCGCCGACGTCGACACGATCGATCGTGCATTTGTCAACGCGATCTCGGTGTGGGCCAACGTCGCTGGCCCATTTCGCTGGATGGATCTCAGCGGCTTGCCCGCCTACGCCCAAGCGATGAGGCGGCTTTTTCCGGAGCTGAGTCAAGCGACCGAAACACCAGCTTGCTTTCAAGCGATGATTGACGAAGGCGCTCGCGGCGCCGCCAATGGACGTGGATTTTATTCGTACACCGCGGAAGAGGCCGATGCATGGCGCGCCAAATTGGTTGAAAATGTCCATGTAACTCGCCAACTATCCGCCTTGCCACACACTATCGTGAAGGACCTCGCGTGA
- a CDS encoding amidohydrolase family protein: MIIDVHSHVWSYPQHFTDDFRRQASRARSGVEVDLTVRFEEYRATAPDDVRTIVFGGKAKLSGMWVDDQSVADYVDQHPDQLIGFLSVDPTQPNWYDELQHGHQTLGLRGVKLLSMYAGFRPDSESLDPLWRYTSQHGLSVLLHTGTTFIAQAPLDCTLPRYLDRVAARYPEQRMILAHLGHPYEGECVAVIRKHQHVYADVSALHYRPFQLYQSLMLVQEYGVWDKVLFGTDYPFTTVNDSIAGIRNLNSLVQGTGLPRLDEQKIEQMIYRESLPLLNLS; encoded by the coding sequence ATGATCATCGACGTCCATAGTCACGTCTGGTCCTATCCTCAGCATTTCACCGATGATTTTCGCCGCCAGGCCTCCCGAGCGCGAAGCGGCGTCGAAGTAGATCTGACCGTTCGGTTCGAAGAATATCGCGCGACGGCGCCAGACGACGTTCGCACAATCGTCTTTGGCGGCAAAGCGAAACTGAGCGGCATGTGGGTCGACGATCAATCGGTCGCAGACTATGTCGATCAGCACCCCGACCAACTGATCGGATTTCTCTCAGTCGATCCCACGCAGCCCAACTGGTACGACGAACTGCAACATGGCCATCAGACGCTTGGCCTGCGGGGAGTGAAGCTCCTGTCGATGTACGCTGGTTTCCGTCCCGATAGCGAGTCGCTTGATCCGCTCTGGCGTTACACGTCGCAGCATGGCCTGTCGGTGCTGCTGCATACCGGCACCACTTTCATCGCCCAAGCGCCGCTGGATTGCACTTTGCCACGTTATCTGGATCGCGTCGCGGCCCGCTATCCCGAGCAGCGGATGATCCTGGCGCATCTCGGACATCCGTACGAAGGGGAATGCGTCGCGGTGATTCGCAAGCACCAGCACGTTTACGCGGACGTTTCAGCACTCCACTATCGCCCCTTTCAGCTTTATCAATCGCTGATGCTGGTGCAAGAATATGGCGTTTGGGACAAAGTGCTGTTCGGCACTGACTACCCCTTCACCACGGTCAACGATTCGATTGCCGGCATACGCAATTTGAACTCGCTCGTCCAAGGAACCGGACTGCCGCGACTGGATGAGCAGAAAATTGAACAGATGATCTACCGAGAGAGTCTGCCGCTGTTGAATCTTTCCTAG
- a CDS encoding dihydrodipicolinate synthase family protein: MNRYAGPLQGVLPVFQTPYLESGEIDYSTLQHEIEWLLKCGADGVVMAMVSEVLRLTTAENRLLAACTCEMVADRGSVVISVGGESTKIAIENAKHAESVGATAVMAIPPVSIGALEGELLAYYEGIVRAISLPVIVQDASGYVGKPMSIALQADLLHRFGAERIFFKPEATPIGPRLSALRDATGGKAAIFEGTGGIALVDSYRRGIVGTMPGADLIRGIVALYRALEASDERRIYELSLPISAIVAAQHSLDAFLAIEKHLLVRQGIFQNTIVRGPTAYRLDAETITEIDRLFDLLSDVLEKS, encoded by the coding sequence ATGAATCGATACGCAGGCCCGCTACAAGGCGTCTTGCCGGTCTTTCAAACGCCTTACCTGGAGTCAGGCGAAATTGACTACTCAACGCTACAGCACGAGATCGAGTGGCTGCTAAAGTGCGGCGCCGATGGGGTCGTGATGGCGATGGTCTCTGAAGTCCTGCGTTTGACGACTGCCGAAAATCGTCTACTCGCGGCCTGCACTTGTGAAATGGTCGCCGATCGCGGCTCGGTCGTCATTAGCGTCGGCGGTGAATCGACGAAGATTGCGATCGAGAACGCCAAGCACGCCGAAAGCGTCGGCGCCACAGCGGTGATGGCGATTCCGCCTGTTTCGATCGGCGCGCTAGAAGGCGAACTGCTCGCTTACTACGAAGGAATCGTCCGTGCGATCTCGCTACCGGTCATCGTACAAGACGCCAGCGGTTATGTCGGCAAGCCGATGTCGATCGCACTACAGGCCGACTTGCTGCATCGCTTTGGAGCAGAACGGATCTTCTTCAAGCCGGAAGCGACGCCGATAGGTCCGCGACTCTCGGCCTTGCGCGACGCTACCGGTGGCAAAGCGGCGATCTTTGAAGGAACCGGGGGCATCGCCTTGGTTGACAGCTATCGCCGGGGAATCGTTGGCACGATGCCTGGCGCCGATCTAATTCGCGGAATCGTCGCGCTCTATCGTGCGCTCGAAGCTTCCGACGAACGTCGCATCTACGAGCTATCGCTGCCGATCTCGGCCATTGTCGCCGCGCAGCATAGCCTGGACGCATTCTTGGCGATTGAAAAGCATCTCCTCGTTCGCCAAGGGATTTTCCAAAACACGATCGTTCGCGGACCAACCGCTTATCGCTTGGACGCAGAAACGATCACCGAAATCGATCGCTTGTTCGACTTGCTTAGCGACGTACTGGAGAAATCATGA